From one Melospiza melodia melodia isolate bMelMel2 chromosome 4, bMelMel2.pri, whole genome shotgun sequence genomic stretch:
- the LOC134417273 gene encoding uncharacterized protein LOC134417273, with translation MPICRVLLECFKQTDNKINLDSENKASGSVSLNSSKPETVCVSENVTSVVANAESIALNSVEQNLSSLSLGKNETLLDFSLRCSVNVKICDSCKGDGTKCVKDGNEKVTVLPKIVCAGTLKPELDSVGPGVEAEVAASTREIVVPGNSFLVKQKHGCSGVGQSIGTEKEELALRVESFERMDNSEKPEKTRVEFLKCHDPNSCILKQNHVNLKPRSGDSQAEFFLAGRQCETCSKVLNSRLNGTVARREEHASVLAPLGRASEEACCLWESTPAFYGRVPRVRQGVGQIPRAGRVGRTPGQEYSVPVRNLDLGRGPGRFGFSDFSESENILIRSKGQPVIDRSENFDFPLNLPDWSYINQKLEKDSDLKEQYLALPVKCGRNDRNPKYERLDHHDIKEL, from the coding sequence ATGCCGATTTGTAGAGTGCTGTTggagtgttttaaacaaactgataataagatcaacttggactcggaaaacaaagcttctggttctgtctcattaaattccagtaaaccggagactgtgtgtgtatcagagaatgttacaagtgttgttgcaaatgctgaaagtattgctttgaactctgttgaacaaaatctttcttctctttctctgggaaaaaatgagactcttttggacttttctttgcgttgttctgttaacgtaaaaatatgtgactcttgtaagggggatgggaCAAAATGTGTAAAAGATGGGAATGAAAaggtgactgtacttcctaaaattgtttgtgcagggacactgaaacctgaattggattctgttgggcctggggtggaggctgaggtggctgcttccactcgggaaattgtggttccggggaactcttttttagttaagcaaaaacatggttgttctggtgttggTCAATCTATAGGTACAGAGAAAGAagaattggctttaagggtggagtcctttgaaaggatggataactctgaaaaacctgaaaaaacacgggttgagtttttaaaatgtcatgatcctaattcttgtattttaaaacaaaaccatgtaAATTTAAAACCTAGATCTGGGGACTCCCAAGCTGAGTTTTTCTTGGCAGGGAGACAATGTGAAACTTGTAGTAAAGTATTGAACTCAAGGTTAAATGGCACTGTTGCCCGAAGAGAGGAACACGCCTCTGTCCTGGCCCCTTTGGGCCGGGCTTCAGAGGAGGCGTGTTGTTTGTGGGAGTCCACCCCTGCCTTTTATGGCCGAGTTCCCAGAGTTCGCCAAGGAGTTGGCCAAATTCCCAGAGCTGGCCGAGTTGGCAGAACTCCTGGACAAGAGTACAGTGTCCCTGTCAGGAATTTGGATTTGGGCAGAGGGCCTGGAAGGTTTGGATTTAGTGATTTCTCAGAATCAGAAAATATATTGATTAGAAGTAAAGGTCAACCTGTCATTGATCGAAGTGAGAATTTTGATTTTCCATTAAATTTACCTGATTGGTCATACATTAATCAGAAACTGGAAAAAGATTCGGATTTAAAGGAACAATATCTTGCTTTACCAGTAAAATGTGGAAGAAATGACAGAAATCCAAAATATGAAAGACTTGATCATCATGATATAAAGGAGTTGTGA